From Anoplopoma fimbria isolate UVic2021 breed Golden Eagle Sablefish chromosome 11, Afim_UVic_2022, whole genome shotgun sequence, one genomic window encodes:
- the nog1 gene encoding noggin-1, with the protein MDPTPQCAAMYLLVLSLGLLTERGLCQHYYLLRPIPSDSLPLVELKEDPDPVFDPKERDLNETELKSVLGDFDGRYLSVLPPPPVEDKYTGNDELDDLEAQKPAGVLPKEIRAVDFDVQFGKKHKPSKKLKRRLQQWLWAYSFCPLVSTWTDLGTRFWPRFVRAGSCLSKRSCSVPEGMVCKPASSTHLTVLRWRCVQRKAGLKCAWIPVQYPVITDCKCSCSS; encoded by the coding sequence ATGGACCCGACCCCGCAGTGCGCCGCCATGTATCTGCTGGTGCTGTCCCTCGGGCTGCTCACGGAGCGCGGGCTCTGCCAGCACTACTACCTCCTCCGCCCCATCCCCAGCGACAGCCTGCCGCTGGTGGAACTAAAAGAAGACCCGGACCCGGTCTTCGACCCCAAGGAGCGGGACCTTAACGAGACCGAGCTGAAGAGCGTCCTGGGAGACTTCGACGGCCGCTACCTGTCGGTGCTGCCGCCGCCGCCCGTGGAGGACAAGTACACCGGCAACGACGAGCTGGATGACCTGGAGGCGCAGAAGCCCGCCGGGGTTCTGCCCAAGGAGATCCGAGCCGTGGACTTTGACGTCCAGTTCGGGAAGAAGCACAAGCCGAGCAAGAAGCTGAAGCGGCGGCTGCAGCAGTGGCTGTGGGCGTACTCCTTCTGCCCGCTCGTGTCCACGTGGACCGACTTGGGGACCCGGTTCTGGCCGCGTTTCGTGCGCGCCGGCAGCTGCCTGAGCAAGAGGTCGTGCTCGGTTCCGGAGGGGATGGTGTGCAAACCCGCCAGCTCGACCCACCTGACGGTACTGAGATGGAGGTGCGTGCAGAGGAAAGCGGGGCTGAAGTGCGCCTGGATCCCGGTGCAGTACCCGGTCATCACAGACTGCAAATGCTCCTGTTccagttaa